The Anabaena sp. PCC 7108 region GTAGATGCTGCCCAGAATAGCAATAAGTTCTGGAGTGCTAAAGTTGAGCAAGAAAATTTAACTGTTGAATGGGGTCGAGTAGGGTACAAATCTCAACAGAAAGTTCACTCATTTGGTAATTTTCAACAAGCAGTTTCTAAATTTCACAATCTCGTTGCTGAAAAGAAAATGAAAGGCTACCGAGAAAGCCAACCTCAAATTGATAATAATTCTGATTCTTCGGAAATCAAAAGAGCTATTCAATTGCTAGAGATATTACGTCCTTATGTAGCTGAAAGACAATTTGCAAATAGCAATTATTTAGAGACATTAAACCAATATCTCAAAATTGTCCCTACACCTTTGGGCATGAAAATAATACCATCCTTAATATACCGTCATGTAGGAGACGTAGACCACCAACTATCACTACTGAACTCCTTATTAAGAAATGAATCTGTTCAAGGTGAAAATACATCAGAATCTGGTAACAACAGGAAAGTTATCAGCTTAAAAACAATTAGTAAGAACTTTTGGAGGTATATCTAATACTGCCTCACATTCAAATTCTCAAGCTTTTCAACCTGTTAATGTAATTTTTTCAACCATAAATATTTACAAATTATTAAAAAATAATATGGCTTACTAATGAATGTAAGCTATATTTTTCTCTGATATCATTTGACTTTAAAGATGCACATATAGTATTTCCTGGTCTAATAAAGTACAAAATTATCTGCGTTTATCTGCGTTCAATTATTACTACCCATACTTCACTTGAATGCGAATATCTATAACATATTTAAATTGTAAATTTGCGCTATGCGCCCATTACCAAAACTATTTTTTGGCAATGGTATATGTTTACAATCAATTCAACAATAGAATCAGAATTAAAAGCCACACCCCAACAAAGATGGGAAAACAATAAACAGGCAATTATCACTCTGCAAACACTCAACACCACTCCCACCCAAGAACAACTACAAACATTAGCCAAATTCAATGGATGGGGTTGTTTACCTGAAATATTTAGCTTAAATCCACAAAACAAATGGGTTGCTAAAGCACAAAAAGAATTGCTAACTTTACTGAATCAAGATGAATTTAATAACGCTGCCAGTAGCATATTAAATGCCCATTATACAGAACCAAAAATTATTCGTAGTATTTGGGAAATGCTATCACGCATAGGATTTACAGGAGGCAGAATCTTAGAACCAGCTTGCGGTACTGGTTTATTCTTTGGATTAATGCCAGAAGATATACGCTGCAACTCAAAACTATTTGGAATTGAATTAGATAAAACACCCGCTACCATAGCCAAACATTTATATCCCGAAGCTCAAATCTATAATCAGGGTTTTCAAGAAGTCAGCTTCCCAGAAGGATATTTTGATTTAGTATGTGGGAATTTTCCCTTTGGTGATTATGGAGTAAACGACTCAAAATATAACTTTCTGGGAGTCAACATCCATAAC contains the following coding sequences:
- a CDS encoding WGR domain-containing protein, whose protein sequence is MEIYLVFVDAAQNSNKFWSAKVEQENLTVEWGRVGYKSQQKVHSFGNFQQAVSKFHNLVAEKKMKGYRESQPQIDNNSDSSEIKRAIQLLEILRPYVAERQFANSNYLETLNQYLKIVPTPLGMKIIPSLIYRHVGDVDHQLSLLNSLLRNESVQGENTSESGNNRKVISLKTISKNFWRYI